A single window of Oreochromis aureus strain Israel breed Guangdong linkage group 5, ZZ_aureus, whole genome shotgun sequence DNA harbors:
- the LOC116319342 gene encoding uncharacterized protein LOC116319342 → MKTLSAALVLLSLISVGQPASLACEKLLKPVDQRPDLPGRWYFIAVSTEFCLTSTLVSALFSPSAAVDVISKGTPNLYGDTTYLKANGVCINGTTTFIYANSSIFEVDSENADATADKPDVLLQTGCPDCLVTKEDKSHLLLFSRRTAVSAAELTEFETQAECLGWSKPQLFNTDHDYEKCAQFDEDMDEDKFSQVLQSFFQKTLERMKTTYHLLTKCMAEGLISYLPSLI, encoded by the exons ATGAAGACTTTGAGTGCTGCTCTTGTTTTGCTGAGTCTCATCTCAGTGGGCCAGCCTGCATCGCTGGCCTGTGAGAAGCTGTTAAAGCCAGTCGATCAACGTCCAGAT CTGCCTGGGAGGTGGTACTTCATAGCTGTGTCCACAGAGTTTTGCCTGACTTCAACATTAGTCAGTGCTTTATTTTCCCCAAGTGCTGCAGTGGATGTAATTTCTAAGGGCACACCAAACCTCTATGGTGATACTACTTATTTGAAAGC GAATGGAGTTTGTATCAACGGAACCACAACATTTATCTATGCAAACAGCAGCATATTTGAAGTTGACAGTGAAA ATGCAGATGCCACAGCTGATAAACCAGACGTGCTGCTGCAAACTGGCTGTCCTGACTGCCTCGTCACTAAAGAGGATAAAAGTCATCTTTTGCTCTTCA GTAGACGAACAGCTGTTTCTGCTGCTGAGCTGACGGAGTTTGAGACACAGGCAGAGTGTCTGGGCTGGTCCAAACCCCAACTCTTCAACACTGATCATG ACTATGAAAAGTGTGCGCAGTTTGATGAAGATATGGATGAGGATAAATTCAGCCAAGTGCTTCAGAGTTTCTTTCAGAAGACGCTTGAAAGGATGAAAACCACGTATCACTTGTTAACCAAATGCATGGCAGAGGGTTTGATTTCATATCTCCCCTCTTTGATTTAA
- the LOC120440129 gene encoding adenosine receptor A3-like yields MNMGEMIYTLVEVLIAVSCCLGNLLVILALWTTKSIQQPTFCLIASLATADFLVGCVAIPLAVVVDGRVKTSFNMCLFISCVVILFTLVSVLSLLAISLDRFLRVYIPLRYKRIVTQGHSCLVVAACWIVAIPLSFTPMLGWYNHQTLSNSANSTIVCQFIAVIPMSYLVYFSFFSLNLIPLLVMATLYTYVFCIIKGHLREKPGRGIHKLSQNYLRKEKKLAGSLALVLALFALCWLPLHIMNCIVYFGEVTNIPPIVLYIGIILSHANSAVNPVVYAFKIQKIKRAYLKIWRQCVSRVAENQESQTSQMTDKRSSSHIVSND; encoded by the exons ATGAATATGGGAGAAATGATTTACACCTTGGTCGAAGTGCTCATTGCAGTTAGTTGCTGTCTGGGTAACCTGCTGGTCATTTTGGCACTTTGGACCACTAAAAGCATCCAACAGCCAACATTCTGCCTTATTGCATCGTTGGCTACGGCTGATTTTCTGGTTGGATGTGTGGCCATACCATTAGCTGTAGTGGTGGATGGACGGGTGAAGACTTCATTCAATATGTGTCTCTTCATCAGCTGTGTGGTCATCCTGTTCACCCTCGTTTCAGTTCTGTCTCTGTTGGCTATTTCGCTTGACCGTTTCCTCCGGGTGTATATCCCTCTCAG gTACAAAAGGATTGTGACACAGGGACACTCCTGTCTTGTGGTGGCAGCATGTTGGATTGTTGCAATCCCTCTCAGCTTTACTCCCATGCTTGGGTGGTACAACCATCAAACCTTGTCTAATTCAGCCAATTCTACAATTGTCTGCCAGTTTATAGCCGTAATTCCCATGTCATACctggtttatttcagttttttttccctgaatCTGATACCTCTGTTGGTAATGGCCACGTTGTATACCTATGTTTTCTGTATTATCAAAGGACACCTTCGAGAGAAACCAGGCAGGGGTATTCACAAACTGTCTCAGAACTACctaagaaaagagaaaaagctgGCAGGATCTCTAGCTCTGGTCTTGGCCCTGTTTGCCCTGTGCTGGCTGCCGCTTCACATAATGAACTGCATTGTTTATTTTGGTGAGGTGACAAATATACCACCAATAGTTTTATATATTGGGATTATTCTGTCTCATGCTAACTCAGCTGTCAATCCAGTTGTGTATGcattcaaaatacaaaaaattaaGAGAGCATATCTGAAGATCTGGAGACAGTGTGTTTCACGTGTTGCTGAAAATCAAGAATCTCAGACAAGCCAAATGACAGACAAAAGATCCAGCAGTCACATTGTGTCAAATGACTGA